A portion of the Bacillus sp. es.034 genome contains these proteins:
- a CDS encoding sodium:proton antiporter has protein sequence MIDSILFNIMLVGVLGIASQWVAWRFRLPAIVIMSIVGLLVGPIFGLINPKDDFGEVFKPIISMAVAIILFEGSLNLDFREVRGLGKPVFRIVTFGALLAWILGSLGAHYVAGLSWAVAFVIGGLFIVTGPTVILPLLRQAKLKPRPAAILKWEGIVVDPFGALIAVFAFEIINFLISKDVTALTLLLFFAASLFAVVFGWALGKFTGFIFENGHVPEFLKSPVVFALVLACFTISDHITHETGLLAVTAMGMTLANMHISSIDDMRHFKENISVLLISTIFVMLTASLTVDTLFQIFNWNIIAFVLLMLFIVRPLSIWLSTIGTDLSVREKILVGWIAPRGIVALTVSSYFASVLLDKGFEDAKILTSLTFALVFSTVCAHGFSIKWLAKKLDLAISDQPGVVIVGGSKFSTEFAKTLQDMKIPVLITDSSWQRLFSVRKAGIPFYRGEILSEQTEYYLDMTPYEYMIAATELDSYNALVCTTFVPEVGRNNLFQLSLRSKNDDDLEDMVHTIGGRILFQNHVTWEELNKRVERGDVFRKTNITEKYTFEEYLKERDENTLLLFAHKPTGRIEFFTEGSSPKIEQGDVIVSLTQPCKELNKIQEKLTVQRETKAKEDKKKADKPKESAD, from the coding sequence ATGATCGATTCTATTTTATTCAACATCATGTTAGTCGGAGTACTGGGAATCGCTTCCCAATGGGTTGCCTGGAGATTCAGGCTGCCGGCCATCGTCATCATGTCGATAGTCGGGTTGCTCGTTGGTCCGATTTTCGGCCTTATCAATCCTAAAGACGATTTTGGGGAAGTGTTTAAACCCATCATCTCGATGGCGGTCGCCATCATCCTTTTTGAGGGAAGCTTGAATCTTGATTTCCGCGAAGTGAGGGGACTCGGGAAACCGGTCTTCAGGATCGTGACGTTCGGGGCCCTCCTTGCCTGGATCCTGGGTTCACTTGGAGCCCATTATGTTGCAGGATTATCATGGGCTGTTGCCTTCGTGATCGGCGGATTATTCATCGTTACGGGTCCTACGGTCATCCTGCCTTTACTCAGGCAGGCGAAGCTTAAGCCGAGACCTGCAGCAATCCTGAAGTGGGAAGGGATCGTCGTCGACCCATTCGGCGCATTGATTGCGGTATTTGCCTTTGAAATCATCAACTTCTTGATAAGTAAAGATGTAACCGCACTTACTTTATTACTATTCTTTGCCGCTTCCCTGTTTGCCGTCGTATTCGGATGGGCACTCGGGAAGTTCACCGGCTTTATCTTTGAAAATGGACATGTTCCGGAATTCCTTAAGTCACCTGTTGTGTTTGCACTCGTCCTTGCCTGTTTCACGATATCAGATCACATCACACATGAAACCGGCCTCCTTGCTGTAACGGCCATGGGGATGACGCTTGCAAATATGCATATCTCATCCATAGACGATATGCGTCACTTTAAGGAAAATATTTCGGTGCTGCTCATATCGACCATATTCGTGATGTTGACGGCATCCTTAACCGTCGATACCCTATTCCAGATCTTCAATTGGAACATCATAGCATTCGTCCTGCTCATGCTATTCATCGTACGACCGCTTTCCATCTGGCTGTCTACGATCGGGACGGACCTCTCCGTTAGGGAAAAAATCCTTGTCGGATGGATCGCACCGAGGGGGATCGTCGCCTTAACCGTTTCGAGTTATTTTGCCTCAGTACTATTGGACAAGGGCTTTGAGGATGCGAAAATCTTGACGTCCCTCACATTTGCCCTGGTGTTCTCTACGGTGTGCGCCCATGGCTTTTCGATTAAATGGCTGGCCAAGAAGCTTGACCTTGCCATCAGTGACCAGCCAGGTGTCGTCATTGTAGGGGGAAGTAAATTCAGTACTGAATTTGCCAAAACCCTTCAGGATATGAAGATTCCCGTCCTGATTACGGATTCATCCTGGCAGCGGTTGTTTTCGGTGAGGAAAGCAGGAATCCCATTTTATAGAGGAGAGATCCTGTCAGAACAAACCGAGTATTATCTGGACATGACTCCTTATGAGTATATGATTGCGGCGACGGAGCTTGATTCCTATAATGCCCTTGTATGTACCACATTCGTGCCTGAGGTCGGCAGGAATAACCTGTTCCAGCTAAGCCTCAGAAGTAAGAATGATGATGATCTTGAGGACATGGTCCATACGATTGGAGGACGTATCCTCTTCCAAAATCATGTCACGTGGGAAGAGCTGAATAAACGTGTCGAACGAGGGGACGTCTTCAGGAAAACGAATATTACGGAGAAATATACCTTTGAAGAGTATCTGAAAGAACGGGATGAAAATACCCTTTTACTGTTTGCTCATAAACCAACGGGCAGAATTGAGTTCTTTACAGAAGGTTCTTCGCCGAAGATCGAGCAGGGAGATGTCATTGTCAGCCTGACTCAGCCATGTAAAGAGCTGAACAAGATCCAGGAAAAGCTGACCGTTCAGCGGGAAACGAAAGCAAAGGAAGACAAAAAGAAAGCAGATAAACCGAAAGAAAGCGCCGATTGA